The following proteins come from a genomic window of Proteinivorax hydrogeniformans:
- the murF gene encoding UDP-N-acetylmuramoyl-tripeptide--D-alanyl-D-alanine ligase, producing the protein MNLTSSKIANIVSGKLVGEKNISIDYIYYDVLKQDNPKTPFLYIPYINSYRNIDSTNFISKMAAKGAKGVLLEANQLNLVETKDFSFYIIVKDLQKASLSLAKYYRQNHEGKVIAVTGSCGKTTSKEMIDSVLKSAKTSSLKTVRNINGFGGTSHVLFNANKKDWLVIEAGVNGLKRLPSLAESISPTYLLVTNISNTHFDRLKSLKEVAYHKLKLAYTSTPPDKIVLNGDDPHLKHHITDKTITFGFGLQNNYVIKDIVSLGKEGSTFKIKKDEKEFAVKTPLLGKHNVLNACGVFALSHSIGLPVKHIVSGIKAFSGIVHENYETSKLKEVKGVNFYDDTQHFNIPGLKSGLETFFSLTPNKGNVILGYDYKFNSENFSFRELHLALLPYIKKIKTLYLIGDKWLEHKDFVSDITNDIQIVSDCEQLAKYLKEQLKPGDFVYAKGDFHQHLRKIFHLMEVYEDVN; encoded by the coding sequence TTGAATTTAACAAGTTCCAAAATAGCTAATATTGTATCTGGTAAATTAGTCGGGGAAAAAAATATCTCTATTGATTATATATATTATGATGTTTTAAAGCAGGATAATCCTAAAACACCTTTTTTATATATTCCATATATAAATAGTTATAGAAACATAGACAGCACAAATTTTATTTCAAAAATGGCTGCAAAAGGAGCCAAGGGTGTATTGCTAGAAGCAAATCAGCTTAACTTAGTTGAAACCAAAGATTTTTCTTTTTATATAATTGTAAAAGATCTACAAAAAGCAAGCTTGTCGCTGGCGAAATACTATAGGCAAAATCACGAGGGAAAAGTGATAGCAGTAACGGGAAGCTGTGGTAAAACAACTAGTAAAGAAATGATTGATTCGGTGCTTAAGTCAGCAAAAACGAGCTCTCTAAAAACTGTTAGAAATATAAATGGATTTGGTGGGACATCCCATGTCTTGTTTAATGCAAACAAGAAGGATTGGCTAGTAATTGAAGCTGGAGTAAATGGATTAAAAAGACTGCCTTCACTGGCTGAATCTATATCCCCAACCTACTTATTAGTTACAAACATTAGTAACACTCATTTTGATAGACTGAAGAGTCTTAAGGAAGTAGCGTACCATAAGCTTAAACTAGCTTATACCAGCACTCCCCCAGATAAAATAGTCTTAAATGGAGATGATCCCCACTTAAAACATCATATAACGGATAAAACTATAACTTTTGGCTTTGGACTGCAAAATAATTATGTTATAAAAGATATCGTTAGTTTAGGAAAGGAAGGAAGTACTTTTAAAATAAAAAAAGATGAAAAAGAGTTTGCTGTAAAGACCCCTTTACTGGGGAAACATAATGTTTTAAACGCTTGTGGTGTCTTTGCATTAAGTCACAGTATTGGTTTGCCCGTTAAGCACATAGTGTCTGGAATTAAAGCCTTCTCTGGAATCGTACACGAAAACTATGAAACAAGTAAATTAAAGGAAGTTAAAGGTGTTAACTTTTACGATGATACCCAACATTTCAATATTCCTGGACTGAAGTCTGGTTTAGAAACATTCTTTAGCTTAACACCCAATAAAGGAAATGTAATATTAGGATATGATTATAAATTTAACTCTGAAAACTTCAGCTTTAGGGAGCTTCATCTCGCGCTACTTCCATATATTAAAAAAATTAAAACTCTATATCTTATTGGAGATAAATGGCTAGAACACAAGGATTTTGTTTCAGATATAACTAATGACATACAAATAGTATCAGACTGTGAGCAACTTGCAAAATATCTAAAAGAACAACTTAAGCCGGGTGATTTTGTTTATGCTAAGGGAGATTTCCATCAACATTTAAGGAAAATTTTTCATCTTATGGAGGTATATGAAGATGTCAATTGA
- the panC gene encoding pantoate--beta-alanine ligase: MKIINSIHDMQTFSQQQKSDGKKIGFVPTMGFLHKGHLSLVEEAKKRNEIVVVSIFVNPTQFGEGEDFDIYPKDFERDKEMLENMEVDVIFYPTVDEIYPKSYNTYVDVYGVTDKLCGASRPGHFRGVTTVVSKLFNCVLPDNAYFGLKDAQQVVVISKMARELHFPVNIVPCPIVRESDGLALSSRNVNLTKEQREHATVLYKSLKKAEEMIEDGCLDANQIKQVLKDEITTYQEARLDYIEVVDFDTLEDVKTIQGKTLLALAVKIGKVRLIDNLIVEV, from the coding sequence ATGAAAATCATTAATTCAATTCATGATATGCAGACATTTTCTCAGCAACAAAAGTCAGACGGAAAAAAAATCGGCTTTGTTCCTACAATGGGATTTTTGCATAAAGGGCACTTAAGTTTAGTTGAAGAAGCAAAGAAAAGAAATGAGATTGTAGTAGTAAGCATATTTGTTAATCCTACTCAGTTTGGCGAGGGTGAAGACTTCGATATTTACCCAAAGGATTTCGAAAGAGACAAGGAAATGTTAGAAAATATGGAGGTAGATGTTATTTTCTATCCGACTGTTGACGAGATTTACCCTAAGTCTTATAATACTTATGTTGATGTTTATGGGGTGACCGATAAGTTGTGTGGCGCTTCAAGACCGGGTCATTTTAGAGGGGTTACTACAGTAGTATCTAAGCTCTTTAATTGTGTACTTCCCGACAATGCATATTTTGGTTTAAAGGATGCACAACAGGTTGTTGTTATCTCTAAGATGGCAAGGGAACTTCATTTCCCTGTAAATATAGTCCCATGTCCCATAGTTAGAGAATCCGATGGATTAGCATTAAGTTCTCGAAATGTAAATTTGACAAAAGAGCAGAGAGAGCATGCCACTGTACTTTATAAATCGTTAAAAAAGGCAGAGGAAATGATAGAGGATGGTTGTTTAGATGCAAATCAGATTAAACAAGTTTTAAAGGATGAAATAACAACTTATCAAGAGGCTAGGCTTGATTATATAGAGGTTGTGGATTTTGATACACTTGAAGATGTAAAAACTATACAGGGTAAAACCCTGCTAGCTTTGGCAGTTAAAATCGGCAAAGTTAGACTGATAGATAATTTAATAGTGGAGGTGTAA
- a CDS encoding Crp/Fnr family transcriptional regulator → MESCGCSQCTQQYCSKKVSIFQGLNIEYLSKISSKVNHKTFKKGEVIFMQGDTTQNLYIVNSGKIKIFKDTPSGKEQILYILSDGDTIGELSLLKKETINYSAVAMEKTRVCVLTGHHFQEVITQNPDIIVKVMETVGDRLQKVESLVQSLGTKDVEARLAQTLASLAEEFGTVNNSGIKLTLPMSREELSNYVGVARETISRKLGVLQDAGLIELISNKKIIIKDLEKLKKHSSQE, encoded by the coding sequence ATGGAAAGCTGTGGATGTAGTCAGTGTACTCAACAATATTGTTCTAAAAAGGTATCTATATTTCAAGGTCTAAACATAGAATACTTATCAAAAATAAGCTCTAAAGTAAATCATAAGACATTTAAAAAAGGCGAAGTCATTTTTATGCAAGGTGATACAACACAAAATCTATATATAGTTAATAGTGGGAAGATAAAAATCTTTAAAGATACCCCCTCAGGAAAGGAACAGATTTTATATATCCTATCCGATGGCGATACCATAGGTGAGCTAAGTCTTTTGAAAAAAGAAACAATAAATTACAGTGCGGTGGCTATGGAGAAAACTCGGGTTTGTGTACTGACAGGTCATCATTTTCAGGAAGTCATTACTCAAAACCCTGACATCATAGTCAAGGTGATGGAAACAGTTGGGGATAGACTGCAAAAGGTAGAAAGCTTAGTACAAAGCTTAGGCACAAAAGATGTAGAGGCAAGGCTTGCTCAAACTTTAGCTAGCTTAGCAGAAGAATTCGGTACAGTTAATAATTCCGGGATCAAACTAACCCTTCCTATGTCTAGGGAAGAACTATCTAACTATGTTGGAGTGGCTAGAGAGACTATAAGCCGAAAGCTTGGAGTGCTACAAGACGCAGGACTTATAGAGCTAATTTCAAATAAAAAAATTATTATTAAAGACTTAGAAAAGCTTAAAAAACATTCTTCCCAAGAATAG
- a CDS encoding PadR family transcriptional regulator produces MSDKVIIDWDKEEQKIEEEYKKKMNQLKQRKKESQMVGTILAKGVLPVLVMEVVSRSPKNGNEISVEVGEITAGKWVPSTGGIYPILKKMEKKGYMVSNWDDPDKRNKKNYEITETGLTELANQRNELLSSLKQTKLIFEGIEKYIMSE; encoded by the coding sequence ATGTCAGATAAAGTTATTATAGATTGGGATAAGGAAGAACAAAAAATCGAAGAAGAATATAAAAAAAAGATGAACCAATTAAAGCAGCGAAAAAAAGAAAGCCAAATGGTAGGAACTATTTTGGCTAAAGGAGTACTTCCGGTTTTGGTGATGGAGGTCGTCTCTCGTAGTCCTAAAAATGGCAACGAAATTTCTGTAGAAGTAGGAGAGATTACTGCTGGAAAATGGGTCCCTAGCACTGGAGGAATCTATCCAATACTAAAAAAGATGGAAAAAAAAGGTTATATGGTTTCAAACTGGGATGATCCAGATAAAAGAAACAAAAAAAATTATGAAATTACAGAAACGGGTTTAACAGAACTTGCTAATCAAAGAAATGAACTGCTATCAAGTCTTAAACAAACAAAGTTAATCTTTGAAGGAATTGAAAAATATATTATGTCGGAATAA
- a CDS encoding DUF3231 family protein yields MSKDPLNIMEATVLWESAMTMKLTINANKIMLNHAKDEDLKKYLTTKINKVDAPILEQMESMLEQEGISLENSFSSKPSIKGDLPAGSFYEDIEIAQYLTGEIKGGLIGLSGAMASFTREDLATQFVKFHSQCVDSGRNLLKLMKKKDWLIVPPKFKQ; encoded by the coding sequence TTGAGTAAAGACCCTTTAAATATTATGGAGGCAACAGTCCTTTGGGAAAGTGCAATGACAATGAAACTCACTATAAACGCTAACAAAATTATGTTAAATCACGCCAAGGATGAAGATTTGAAGAAATATTTAACTACAAAAATTAATAAGGTGGATGCCCCTATTCTCGAACAAATGGAGTCAATGCTAGAACAAGAGGGGATTTCCTTGGAAAATTCTTTTAGTTCAAAACCAAGCATTAAAGGTGATCTTCCTGCAGGATCTTTTTATGAGGATATTGAGATTGCTCAATATTTGACAGGTGAAATAAAAGGTGGGCTAATTGGTCTTAGTGGTGCCATGGCATCTTTTACTCGCGAAGATCTTGCTACCCAATTTGTTAAATTCCATTCTCAGTGTGTTGATTCCGGAAGAAATCTTTTAAAACTTATGAAGAAAAAAGACTGGTTAATTGTGCCACCTAAATTCAAACAGTAA
- the panD gene encoding aspartate 1-decarboxylase: MLLTMFKSKIHKATVTEADLNYVGSVTIDSDLMKAANILPHEKVQIVNNNNGARLETYVIEGEPGSKVICLNGAAARLVQPGDNVIIISYCQVDENQAKAHEPTIVFVDEKNNIQTVENGEKHGEKR; this comes from the coding sequence ATGTTACTAACAATGTTTAAATCAAAAATTCATAAAGCAACTGTTACGGAAGCGGATTTGAATTATGTAGGAAGTGTTACTATTGATTCAGATTTGATGAAAGCTGCAAATATACTTCCTCACGAAAAAGTACAGATTGTTAATAATAACAATGGTGCCAGACTAGAGACATATGTTATAGAGGGGGAGCCAGGCAGTAAGGTTATATGTTTAAATGGTGCAGCAGCTAGGCTAGTTCAACCAGGAGATAACGTAATCATTATTTCTTACTGTCAAGTTGATGAAAATCAGGCAAAGGCCCACGAGCCTACTATTGTTTTCGTTGACGAAAAAAACAACATCCAAACTGTAGAAAATGGTGAAAAGCACGGCGAAAAAAGATAG
- a CDS encoding rubredoxin has protein sequence MKKWRCTVCEYVYDPKQGEEGVAEPGTPFEKLPDDYECPECGVGKELFEEIDE, from the coding sequence ATGAAGAAATGGCGCTGCACAGTATGCGAGTATGTTTATGACCCAAAGCAGGGTGAAGAAGGTGTTGCTGAGCCTGGCACACCCTTTGAAAAGTTGCCTGACGATTATGAGTGCCCTGAGTGTGGGGTTGGCAAAGAGCTTTTTGAAGAAATAGATGAATAA
- a CDS encoding ferritin family protein yields the protein MMDKKTLENLKEAFAGESQANRKYLAFSKQAEKEGHKNAAKMFKAAALAETIHAHSHLKAMNGINSTEENLKEGVEGETFEFEKMYPEMVKRAEEVGEKQAARSFKFAMEAEKVHANLYQKMLDNLESGEEFTFHLCTICGNVELKPVDKCFICGAGSKAFEIVE from the coding sequence ATAATGGATAAAAAAACATTAGAAAATTTAAAGGAAGCATTTGCAGGTGAATCACAAGCTAATAGAAAATACTTAGCTTTTTCAAAGCAAGCAGAAAAAGAAGGACACAAAAATGCTGCAAAAATGTTTAAAGCTGCAGCCTTGGCAGAAACAATTCATGCCCATTCCCACCTAAAGGCTATGAATGGTATCAATAGTACCGAAGAAAACCTTAAAGAAGGTGTAGAAGGGGAAACATTTGAGTTTGAAAAAATGTATCCAGAAATGGTAAAAAGAGCAGAAGAAGTTGGAGAAAAGCAAGCAGCTAGATCATTTAAGTTTGCCATGGAAGCAGAGAAAGTACATGCTAACCTTTATCAAAAAATGCTAGATAATCTAGAATCAGGCGAAGAGTTTACCTTCCACCTTTGTACAATATGTGGAAATGTAGAACTAAAACCAGTTGACAAGTGCTTTATATGTGGCGCTGGTTCAAAAGCATTTGAAATAGTAGAATAG
- a CDS encoding ABC transporter ATP-binding protein, giving the protein MGRFRYLKSFFKQYKWYYAFGIFWLLVVNGIQMFVPRLLGNITDQLAEGLLDGSDLVRYAIILASIGLLMGVSRALWRIYITGSARRLEYFIRTKLFLHLQKLSPSYFNRMKTGDIMAHATNDINAVRMAFGGGIIMMTDAIVLTVITTILMLAQVGWQLTLIAMVPLPFLALGVVSFGKVIHRRFKRVQAAFSSMTESVQENLSGIRVVKAFVQEDEEINRFKKSAQEHVDKNIHLIKIWGVLQPLVQVISTLSVILIIMFGGIAVINGDISIGDFVAFNTYLTLLIWPMMAIGHVINVLQRGRASMDRLNTILDEEPDIYDGDNALDVDVKGDVEIKDLTFKYEDGTEALKNINLKIKRGETLAIIGRTGSGKTTLVNLLLRLANPPRDTVFIDGVDINDIKLKPLRESIGYVPQDNFLFSTNISGNIAFALKDYEQKQVEEAAKFAHVYDNIIEFPQKFDTMMGERGVTLSGGQKQRVSIARAIIKDPNILILDDSLSAVDTQTEEEILRQLKDIMKSRTSIIISHRVSTVKDADEIIVMDDGEIVERGNHEELVDKDGLYANLHYKQQLEEKLGSA; this is encoded by the coding sequence ATGGGAAGATTTAGGTATTTGAAAAGTTTTTTTAAGCAATATAAGTGGTATTATGCATTTGGAATCTTTTGGTTACTTGTTGTAAATGGTATCCAGATGTTTGTGCCTAGATTATTAGGTAATATAACAGATCAGTTAGCAGAGGGACTACTAGATGGCTCAGATTTAGTTAGATATGCAATAATTTTAGCTAGTATTGGTCTTCTTATGGGAGTTAGTAGAGCTTTGTGGAGAATATATATTACAGGTTCTGCTAGGAGGCTGGAATACTTTATAAGAACAAAGCTGTTTTTACATCTGCAAAAGCTGTCTCCAAGCTACTTTAATAGGATGAAAACAGGCGACATAATGGCGCACGCAACAAACGATATTAACGCAGTAAGGATGGCGTTTGGCGGCGGTATAATTATGATGACAGACGCTATTGTTTTAACTGTGATAACCACAATTTTAATGCTTGCACAAGTAGGATGGCAGTTAACTTTAATCGCTATGGTGCCTTTGCCATTTTTGGCTTTAGGCGTTGTCTCCTTTGGGAAAGTCATTCATAGAAGGTTTAAAAGGGTTCAAGCCGCCTTTTCTTCTATGACAGAGTCGGTGCAAGAAAATCTATCAGGGATTAGAGTGGTAAAGGCATTTGTACAAGAAGATGAGGAGATAAATAGGTTTAAAAAATCGGCCCAAGAGCATGTAGATAAAAACATTCATTTGATTAAAATATGGGGAGTACTACAACCGTTAGTACAAGTAATCTCGACTTTGAGCGTAATTTTGATAATTATGTTTGGTGGTATCGCCGTTATTAACGGAGATATTTCAATTGGTGACTTTGTAGCTTTCAACACTTACTTGACCCTGCTGATTTGGCCGATGATGGCTATTGGGCACGTTATAAACGTATTGCAGCGTGGCCGCGCTTCAATGGACAGGTTAAACACAATTCTAGATGAAGAGCCAGATATATATGATGGCGATAACGCCTTAGATGTTGATGTAAAAGGTGATGTAGAGATTAAGGACCTGACATTTAAATATGAAGACGGAACGGAAGCTTTAAAAAATATAAACTTAAAAATAAAAAGAGGAGAAACCTTAGCTATTATTGGCAGGACAGGGAGTGGAAAGACAACTTTAGTGAACTTATTACTTAGATTAGCGAATCCACCTAGAGACACAGTTTTTATAGATGGTGTGGATATAAACGATATAAAGTTGAAGCCTTTGCGTGAAAGTATTGGGTATGTACCACAAGATAACTTCTTGTTCTCAACAAATATTTCGGGAAATATAGCCTTTGCATTAAAAGACTACGAGCAAAAGCAAGTAGAGGAAGCGGCAAAGTTTGCTCATGTTTATGACAATATCATCGAGTTCCCGCAAAAGTTTGACACCATGATGGGAGAACGTGGGGTAACATTATCTGGAGGCCAAAAGCAAAGAGTTTCTATTGCAAGAGCAATAATAAAGGATCCCAACATTCTTATATTAGATGATAGCTTATCTGCTGTTGATACCCAAACGGAAGAAGAAATTCTAAGGCAGTTAAAAGATATCATGAAAAGCAGAACCAGCATAATAATTTCCCATCGCGTTTCTACTGTTAAAGATGCAGATGAAATCATTGTAATGGATGATGGTGAAATAGTGGAGCGTGGAAATCATGAAGAGCTTGTGGATAAAGATGGGCTTTACGCTAACCTACACTATAAGCAACAATTAGAAGAAAAACTAGGAAGCGCATAA
- a CDS encoding hemolysin III family protein: protein MRFKIKEPVSTLTHLITCILAVIGTVYLITNARGDAVKAISMAIYGVSLIALYGASSAYHWVKSTERVEKTLKKIDHLAIFALIAGTYTPVFMYGLEGPWRVAMLSTIWGLALAGMVVKFFFINVPRWVSSVIYLSMGWIAIVPFYHLIQVYVTEVIVLMILGGVFYSVGAIVYAKKWFDFIPNKFGFHENFHLWVMAGSIVHFIMIALFILPL from the coding sequence TTGAGGTTTAAAATAAAAGAGCCGGTTAGTACATTGACCCATCTTATTACCTGTATCTTAGCAGTTATCGGTACAGTGTATTTGATTACAAATGCCAGAGGGGATGCTGTAAAAGCAATATCCATGGCCATATATGGAGTTAGCTTAATTGCATTATATGGGGCAAGTTCTGCATATCATTGGGTTAAATCAACGGAAAGAGTAGAAAAAACTTTAAAGAAAATAGACCACCTGGCCATTTTTGCTTTAATAGCTGGTACCTATACTCCAGTTTTTATGTATGGACTAGAAGGACCTTGGCGGGTAGCAATGCTTTCTACTATCTGGGGGTTAGCCTTAGCTGGAATGGTAGTAAAGTTCTTTTTCATAAATGTTCCTAGGTGGGTATCTTCGGTTATCTACTTAAGTATGGGGTGGATAGCAATTGTGCCATTTTACCACTTAATTCAAGTTTACGTAACTGAGGTAATTGTACTAATGATTCTAGGTGGTGTGTTCTATTCTGTTGGTGCTATAGTTTATGCAAAAAAATGGTTCGACTTTATACCTAATAAGTTTGGCTTTCACGAAAACTTTCACTTATGGGTGATGGCTGGCAGTATAGTCCATTTTATTATGATAGCGCTATTTATCTTGCCTTTATAA